A window from Rhea pennata isolate bPtePen1 chromosome 1, bPtePen1.pri, whole genome shotgun sequence encodes these proteins:
- the TCAF2 gene encoding TRPM8 channel-associated factor 2 isoform X1, giving the protein MLVFSPPDKSNLKMKLSATYELLVDGVGPWDFTGGFVPCELLLTGKDAYPVLVSSQKQVLIAVSRYGKGRMVVVSHEGILKDSKFSRFLRNAVDWLKPSPGALVGVHHRLDSLSQLLLRAGTKVQAGAELSSPVGVYCMDAYDSTHAKNLIHFVKEGGGLLIGGQAWYWASQHGKEKVLFEFPGNQVTSVAGVYFTGNTVGKGIFKVAKKIPKIPLLVQHHADLSLDTEFLLRGVSELDIVSGGIPSILLVHGILSFPLCLDSSHRCLLAAARYGKGRVVVATHESQLFSPKLAGFLLNVVQWLDAGKKGLVGVDVSLKRLCELFSPGEVKFQVSHLTSDMSVYCCPCYSDREVEKIHAFVAEGGGLLTGGQAWYWASQNCSKAAVAEYPGNKILNHFGLSVLGLNVQAAKYPAVVPGEHYHFRKALSLFQRHVDKGEELKVPLKDWLQRLTQDCAAFLRIPAEDCPAYASLHRILTKMLCRSGIPHVSKQCPVQSNSKEAALLCMATELSRAMTDCATLVPKPTSAVCDVPVTVEIDGTNLGKTAWRSTGLYLPEGRTAVITFPCMVVGAGLQVQIGCHTDDLSHATKLKRAPVMIHTCDITCQKQSVSCLWGGLIYITVPGKSVLGEVSFTIEGAVRAPFFKLGETCESQWQAYIRHYPAPWAELAIENLILTVPADSIRHIENPKPLLRLWDEIMVAISTLAAIPTKFPRPERIVTDVQISCGWMHAGYPIMGHLDSVKEMVDVKHMQNTGLWGPIHELGHNQQQQAWEFPPHTTEATCNLWSVYVHEKVLGIPRHQAHKALRSQCREERIRGYLNKGAKLKDWEMWTALETYLQLQEGFGWEPFTHLFSDYQKMSTIPKDNPSKMNLWAQKFSQQVNRNLAPFFMAWGWPIRKELAMELSSLPSWEENPMKTYNPKENTSRP; this is encoded by the exons ATGTTGGTCTTCTCTCCACCAGATAAGAGCAACCTGAAGATGAAACTCTCTGCCACCTATGAGCTGTTAGTGGATGGTGTTGGGCCGTGGGACTTCACTGGAGGCTTTGTTCCTTGTGAGCTGCTGCTTACTGGAAAGGATGCTTACCCTGTGCTTGTGAGCTCTCAGAAACAAGTTCTGATCGCTGTTTCACGGTATGGGAAGGGCCGGATGGTGGTTGTTTCTCATGAGGGAATCTTGAAGGACTCCAAGTTTTCCCGTTTCCTCAGAAATGCTGTGGACTGGCTCAAGCCCTCCCCTGGGGCCCTGGTTGGTGTCCATCATCGTTTGGATTCCCTCTCCCAGCTGCTCCTCAGGGCTGGCACCAAAGTacaggcaggggcagagctcAGCAGCCCTGTTGGGGTGTATTGTATGGATGCCTATGACAGTACTCATGCAAAGAACCTGATTCACTTTGTAAAGGAAGGTGGGGGCCTGCTCATTGGAGGCCAGGCCTGGTACTGGGCTAGTCAACATGGCAAGGAGAAGGTACTGTTTGAATTTCCTGGAAACCAGGTGACAAGTGTGGCTGGTGTGTACTTCACAGGAAACACTGTGGGAAAGGGGATCTTCAAAGTTGCTAAGAAGATACCAAAGATTCCCTTACTTGTCCA ACATCATGCCGATCTCAGCCTTGACACCGAGTTTCTCCTGCGTGGTGTATCAGAGCTGGATATTGTGTCAGGGGGCATACCCTCCATCTTGCTGGTGCATGGTATACTCTCCTTCCCGCTCTGCCTTGACAGCTCACACCGCTGCCTCTTAGCTGCAGCACGCTATGGCAAAGGGCGTGTTGTGGTGGCAACTCATGAGAGTCAGCTGTTCTCCCCAAAGTTGGCTGGATTCCTGCTCAATGTTGTCCAGTGGCTGGATGCAGGGAAGAAGGGTCTGGTGGGTGTGGATGTCAGCCTGAAGAGACTCTGTGAACTGTTCTCTCCAGGGGAGGTGAAATTCCAGGTGTCACACCTGACAAGCGATATGAGTGTGTACTGCTGCCCTTGTTACAGTGACAGAGAGGTGGAGAAGATTCATGCTTTTGTGGCAGAGGGAGGTGGCCTGCTGACAGGAGGTCAGGCCTGGTACTGGGCTTCCCAGAACTGTAGCAAAGCTGCTGTGGCAGAATATCCTGGCAACAAAATCCTCAACCACTTTGGGCTCAGCGTTCTGGGTCTGAATGTTCAGGCAGCTAAATACCCAGCTGTGGTGCCTGGGGAGCACTACCACTTCCGCAaggctctctctcttttccagagGCATGTAGATAAGGGTGAGGAGCTCAAAGTTCCCTTGAAGGACTGGCTGCAAAGACTGACACAAGACTGTGCTGCCTTTCTGCGCATCCCAGCTGAAGACTGCCCGGCATATGCCTCGCTCCACCGCATCCTGACcaaaatgctttgcagaagtGGGATCCCACATGTCAGCAAGCAATGTCCTGTCCAGAGCAACTCCAAAGAGGCAGCCCTTCTCTGTATGGCAACTGAGCTGTCCCGTGCCATGACAGACTGTGCAACTTTAGTGCCGAAACCTACCAGTGCGGTCTGTGATGTTCCTGTTACTGTGGAAATTGATGGCACAAACCTAG GCAAGACAGCCTGGAGGAGCACAGGACTCTATCTCCCTGAAGGACGCACGGCAGTTATAACATTCCCTTGCATGGTGGTTGGGGCTGGTCTGCAG GTGCAGATAGGATGTCATACGGATGACCTTTCTCATGCCACAAAGCTGAAACGGGCCCCAGTGATGATACACACCTGTGATATTACCTGCCAGAAGCAGTCTGTTTCCTGTCTCTGGGGTGGCCTTATTTACATCACAGTACCAGGAAAGAGTGTCCTGGGGGAAGTGTCCTTCACCATAGAAGGGGCAGTCAGAGCTCCATTCTTCAAGCTTG GGGAGACCTGTGAAAGCCAGTGGCAGGCCTATATCCGGCATTACCCTGCTCCCTGGGCAGAATTAGCTATTGAGAATCTTATCCTGACTGTACCAGCTGACAGCATTCGCCATATAGAGAACCCAAAGCCACTGCTTAGGCTGTGGGATGAGATCATGGTGGCAATAAGCACACTGGCAGCCATACCAACAAAATTCCCAAGGCCAGAGAGGATTGTAACAGATGTCCAGATCTCGTGTG GCTGGATGCATGCTGGCTACCCCATCATGGGCCACCTAGATTCAGTGAAGGAGATGGTAGATGTGAAGCACATGCAAAACACTGGTCTTTGGGGTCCCATCCATGAACTGGGACACAATCAACAGCAGCAAGCATGGGAATTTCCCCCTCATACTACAGAAGCTACCTGCAACCTCTGGTCTGTCTATGTGCATGAGAAGGTGCTGGGGATTCCCAGGCATCAGGCCCATAAGGCACTTAGGTCACAGTGTCGGGAGGAGAGGATAAGAGGGTACCTGAACAAAGGTGCTAAACTAAAGGACTGGGAAATGTGGACTGCACTGGAGACATACCTGCAG TTGCAGGAGGGCTTTGGTTGGGAGCCTTTCACCCACCTCTTCTCTGACTACCAGAAAATGTCCACCATCCCAAAGGACAACCCTTCTAAGATGAATCTGTGGGCACAGAAGTTTTCTCAGCAGGTGAACAGGAACCTGGCTCCTTTTTTTATGGCCTGGGGATGGCCTATCAGAAAAGAGCTGGCCATGGAACTGTCCTCTTTACCCAGCTGGGAAGAGAACCCAATGAAGACCTATAATCCTAAAGAAAACACGTCCAGACCTTGA
- the TCAF2 gene encoding TRPM8 channel-associated factor 2 isoform X2 — MKLSATYELLVDGVGPWDFTGGFVPCELLLTGKDAYPVLVSSQKQVLIAVSRYGKGRMVVVSHEGILKDSKFSRFLRNAVDWLKPSPGALVGVHHRLDSLSQLLLRAGTKVQAGAELSSPVGVYCMDAYDSTHAKNLIHFVKEGGGLLIGGQAWYWASQHGKEKVLFEFPGNQVTSVAGVYFTGNTVGKGIFKVAKKIPKIPLLVQHHADLSLDTEFLLRGVSELDIVSGGIPSILLVHGILSFPLCLDSSHRCLLAAARYGKGRVVVATHESQLFSPKLAGFLLNVVQWLDAGKKGLVGVDVSLKRLCELFSPGEVKFQVSHLTSDMSVYCCPCYSDREVEKIHAFVAEGGGLLTGGQAWYWASQNCSKAAVAEYPGNKILNHFGLSVLGLNVQAAKYPAVVPGEHYHFRKALSLFQRHVDKGEELKVPLKDWLQRLTQDCAAFLRIPAEDCPAYASLHRILTKMLCRSGIPHVSKQCPVQSNSKEAALLCMATELSRAMTDCATLVPKPTSAVCDVPVTVEIDGTNLGKTAWRSTGLYLPEGRTAVITFPCMVVGAGLQVQIGCHTDDLSHATKLKRAPVMIHTCDITCQKQSVSCLWGGLIYITVPGKSVLGEVSFTIEGAVRAPFFKLGETCESQWQAYIRHYPAPWAELAIENLILTVPADSIRHIENPKPLLRLWDEIMVAISTLAAIPTKFPRPERIVTDVQISCGWMHAGYPIMGHLDSVKEMVDVKHMQNTGLWGPIHELGHNQQQQAWEFPPHTTEATCNLWSVYVHEKVLGIPRHQAHKALRSQCREERIRGYLNKGAKLKDWEMWTALETYLQLQEGFGWEPFTHLFSDYQKMSTIPKDNPSKMNLWAQKFSQQVNRNLAPFFMAWGWPIRKELAMELSSLPSWEENPMKTYNPKENTSRP, encoded by the exons ATGAAACTCTCTGCCACCTATGAGCTGTTAGTGGATGGTGTTGGGCCGTGGGACTTCACTGGAGGCTTTGTTCCTTGTGAGCTGCTGCTTACTGGAAAGGATGCTTACCCTGTGCTTGTGAGCTCTCAGAAACAAGTTCTGATCGCTGTTTCACGGTATGGGAAGGGCCGGATGGTGGTTGTTTCTCATGAGGGAATCTTGAAGGACTCCAAGTTTTCCCGTTTCCTCAGAAATGCTGTGGACTGGCTCAAGCCCTCCCCTGGGGCCCTGGTTGGTGTCCATCATCGTTTGGATTCCCTCTCCCAGCTGCTCCTCAGGGCTGGCACCAAAGTacaggcaggggcagagctcAGCAGCCCTGTTGGGGTGTATTGTATGGATGCCTATGACAGTACTCATGCAAAGAACCTGATTCACTTTGTAAAGGAAGGTGGGGGCCTGCTCATTGGAGGCCAGGCCTGGTACTGGGCTAGTCAACATGGCAAGGAGAAGGTACTGTTTGAATTTCCTGGAAACCAGGTGACAAGTGTGGCTGGTGTGTACTTCACAGGAAACACTGTGGGAAAGGGGATCTTCAAAGTTGCTAAGAAGATACCAAAGATTCCCTTACTTGTCCA ACATCATGCCGATCTCAGCCTTGACACCGAGTTTCTCCTGCGTGGTGTATCAGAGCTGGATATTGTGTCAGGGGGCATACCCTCCATCTTGCTGGTGCATGGTATACTCTCCTTCCCGCTCTGCCTTGACAGCTCACACCGCTGCCTCTTAGCTGCAGCACGCTATGGCAAAGGGCGTGTTGTGGTGGCAACTCATGAGAGTCAGCTGTTCTCCCCAAAGTTGGCTGGATTCCTGCTCAATGTTGTCCAGTGGCTGGATGCAGGGAAGAAGGGTCTGGTGGGTGTGGATGTCAGCCTGAAGAGACTCTGTGAACTGTTCTCTCCAGGGGAGGTGAAATTCCAGGTGTCACACCTGACAAGCGATATGAGTGTGTACTGCTGCCCTTGTTACAGTGACAGAGAGGTGGAGAAGATTCATGCTTTTGTGGCAGAGGGAGGTGGCCTGCTGACAGGAGGTCAGGCCTGGTACTGGGCTTCCCAGAACTGTAGCAAAGCTGCTGTGGCAGAATATCCTGGCAACAAAATCCTCAACCACTTTGGGCTCAGCGTTCTGGGTCTGAATGTTCAGGCAGCTAAATACCCAGCTGTGGTGCCTGGGGAGCACTACCACTTCCGCAaggctctctctcttttccagagGCATGTAGATAAGGGTGAGGAGCTCAAAGTTCCCTTGAAGGACTGGCTGCAAAGACTGACACAAGACTGTGCTGCCTTTCTGCGCATCCCAGCTGAAGACTGCCCGGCATATGCCTCGCTCCACCGCATCCTGACcaaaatgctttgcagaagtGGGATCCCACATGTCAGCAAGCAATGTCCTGTCCAGAGCAACTCCAAAGAGGCAGCCCTTCTCTGTATGGCAACTGAGCTGTCCCGTGCCATGACAGACTGTGCAACTTTAGTGCCGAAACCTACCAGTGCGGTCTGTGATGTTCCTGTTACTGTGGAAATTGATGGCACAAACCTAG GCAAGACAGCCTGGAGGAGCACAGGACTCTATCTCCCTGAAGGACGCACGGCAGTTATAACATTCCCTTGCATGGTGGTTGGGGCTGGTCTGCAG GTGCAGATAGGATGTCATACGGATGACCTTTCTCATGCCACAAAGCTGAAACGGGCCCCAGTGATGATACACACCTGTGATATTACCTGCCAGAAGCAGTCTGTTTCCTGTCTCTGGGGTGGCCTTATTTACATCACAGTACCAGGAAAGAGTGTCCTGGGGGAAGTGTCCTTCACCATAGAAGGGGCAGTCAGAGCTCCATTCTTCAAGCTTG GGGAGACCTGTGAAAGCCAGTGGCAGGCCTATATCCGGCATTACCCTGCTCCCTGGGCAGAATTAGCTATTGAGAATCTTATCCTGACTGTACCAGCTGACAGCATTCGCCATATAGAGAACCCAAAGCCACTGCTTAGGCTGTGGGATGAGATCATGGTGGCAATAAGCACACTGGCAGCCATACCAACAAAATTCCCAAGGCCAGAGAGGATTGTAACAGATGTCCAGATCTCGTGTG GCTGGATGCATGCTGGCTACCCCATCATGGGCCACCTAGATTCAGTGAAGGAGATGGTAGATGTGAAGCACATGCAAAACACTGGTCTTTGGGGTCCCATCCATGAACTGGGACACAATCAACAGCAGCAAGCATGGGAATTTCCCCCTCATACTACAGAAGCTACCTGCAACCTCTGGTCTGTCTATGTGCATGAGAAGGTGCTGGGGATTCCCAGGCATCAGGCCCATAAGGCACTTAGGTCACAGTGTCGGGAGGAGAGGATAAGAGGGTACCTGAACAAAGGTGCTAAACTAAAGGACTGGGAAATGTGGACTGCACTGGAGACATACCTGCAG TTGCAGGAGGGCTTTGGTTGGGAGCCTTTCACCCACCTCTTCTCTGACTACCAGAAAATGTCCACCATCCCAAAGGACAACCCTTCTAAGATGAATCTGTGGGCACAGAAGTTTTCTCAGCAGGTGAACAGGAACCTGGCTCCTTTTTTTATGGCCTGGGGATGGCCTATCAGAAAAGAGCTGGCCATGGAACTGTCCTCTTTACCCAGCTGGGAAGAGAACCCAATGAAGACCTATAATCCTAAAGAAAACACGTCCAGACCTTGA